TGGTGTTGGAACAGCGTTGGCCACATCTGGGGTAGAAGTAAAAAAAAGTAGCTGTTGTTCTTGCGAGTGCTGCAAAAATTGCAAAAAATGCACCTCCAAAGATTACAAAATGCGCTCGGTTAATCAGACTATCAAATGCGAATGTTGCGATAAGGGCAACTGCAGTACAGGTTGTTCATGCGGCTGTAATGGAAAGTGTTCTGCAAAAGATAAATAAAAGTTCGTATCTGATTTTTAAATTTAATTTTTAATCCCCGGCTTTGAAAAAATAACTTAAACCAAAAACAGCTAAGGCCGCCAATAGATATATGTGGGCTTGGTTGTTTTATGTAATGAAATTTGTAAAAATAATGCCATTATGAATAAAATTTACCTTGATCACAGCGCAACAACGCCGCTAAAATCACAAGTGCTTGAAGCAATGCTTCCGTATTTTTCCAACAGTTTTGGAAACCCATCAAGCGCACACGGTTTTGGCCAAGAAGCTTTAAATGTCCTTGCAAAAGCAAGAGCAGAAGTTGCAGGCATACTAAATGCTCAAAGAGAAGAAGAGATAATTTTTACAAGTGGTGGCACAGAGTCGGACAATATGGCGCTAAAAGGTGTTGCTTATGCCCGCAAAAATGAAGGCAGGCATATAATTACAACACAAATTGAGCATCATGCCATTTTATCTGTTTGTGAACAATTAGAGAAAGAGGGTTTTAGCATAACCTTTGTAGCGCCACAAAAAGACGGCTGCGTAAGCGCTCAAAGTGTAATAAACGCAATTCGCCCCGACACAATATTAGTAAGCGTAATGCACGCAAACAATGAAACCGGTGCGTTAGAGCCGGTAGAAGAAATTGCAAATGTGCTTGAGCAAAAAAACATTTTGCGCCAAAACAGTGCTTTGCCGCAAATATATATTCATACCGATGCGGTACAATCTGCCGGAAAGATAACGCTTGATGTGCAAAAATTAAAAGTTAATATGCTTTCGCTTTCAGCGCATAAGTTTTACGGCCCAAAAGGCATTGGCGTGCTTTATGTTAAAAGTGGCACAAAAATAATTCCTTTAATGCAAGGCGGCCATCAAGAGAGAAATATAAGGCCGGGAACAGAAAACATACCGAGTATAGTTGGCCTTAGCGCCGCGCTTAAGCTTTGTGTTCAAAATATGCAAACTGAAAGCTTAAGGTTAGCCCAGCTACGCGATCGGCTTGAAAACGGTGTATTATCAAACATAAAAAAGGCCTATGTAAATGCAAACAAATGCCCGCGTTTAGGTAATGTAACAAGTATAAGTTTTGAGGCAATAGAAGCTGAAGCGTTGCTTGTAATGTTAGATATGGCAGGCATTGCGGTTTCCACAGGTTCTGCCTGTGCTTCAGGCTCACAAGATGCATCGCATGTGTTACGCGCAATGGGTGTTGACCCGGCACTTGCAAGGGGCACAGTGCGCTTTTCGTTGGGTGCGCAAAACACGCAGGAACAAATAGAATATGTATTAAAAACGCTCCCCGAATTTGTGGCAAAATTGCGTGCAATGTCACCTATGTGGAAAAGCTAGAAATGAAAAAGGTTCTAGTGGCAATGTCTGGCGGTGTAGATTCATCTGTTGCGGCAATGCTGCTAAAAGAACAGGGCTATGAGGTAGTTGGCGCGACAATGCGCCTTTGGCACGCAAATGACGATAAAAAACGCCCTGGTGGGTGTTGCTCCATTGAAGATATATCAGATGCAAAACGCGTTTGCAATGTATTAAACATTGCTCACTATGTTTTTAACTTTGAAAGTGAGTTTAAAAAGTTTGTAGTTGATAATTTTGTAAAAGAGTACTTCTGCGCAAGAACACCAAATCCCTGTATAATCTGCAATCAAAAAATGAAGTTTGAAATTTTTCTACAACGAGCCATTGCTATGGGTTTTGATTATATAGCCACGGGGCACTATGCAAATGTTGAACACGCGCAACATTTGCGCCTAAAAAAATCTACAGACAAAACAAAAGATCAGTCGTACGCTCTATTTCGCCTTGATGAAAGGAAATTAGAAAGAATATTGTTCCCGCTCGGCGAATTATCAAAAAAAGAGGTTCGCCAAATAGCGCAAAACGCGAACTTACCGGTTGCACAAAAACCCGACAGCCAAGAAATTTGTTTTATAGATAATAACGATTATGGCACATTTCTAAAAAACTACGACCCGCTTACCAAAATAGAAAAAGGCGACATATTAGACAAAAATGGCAAAAAACTTGGTGTGCACAAAGGCCTTGCCTATTACACTGTCGGACAACGCAGCGGGCTTGGTTTATCAACGCCTGAGCCGAGGTATGTTTTATCTATAAACTCCGAAAACAATACTCTTGTTGTTGGTAAAAAAGAAGATACATATTCAAAGGTCTGCTTTGTAAAAGATGTGTCGTGGGTAAATGCAAAACCGGAAAATAATTTTATTGCTGATGTTAAAATAAGGTACCTGCACACAGCTGCGCGTGCCCAAGTAAAATCAAAAGAGAACAACTGCGCGCAAATAATCTTTTGCGAGCCGCAAATGGCAATAACACCTGGTCAGTCAGCTGTATTTTACTATGGCGAATATGTGCTTGGCGGTGGAGTTATAGTAAAAAATAACGAAAATATGTGAGCTAAAAAGTTTGCTAAAACCGTCAGTAAAATGGTATATTAAACGGACCTAAAAAATAAAAATAATAATCCAGCATTGTGCAATAGGTTTGCAAAATTCGGGATAAATTCGGAGGCAGTAAAATGGCAAAAGTTAAGCATGTAATTGGAAGAGAGATAATTGATTCTCGTGGCAACCCAACAGTTGAAGCAGATATAATGCTAGATAATGGTGTAATGGGCAGAGCGGCAGTTCCCTCTGGAGCATCAACTGGTGAAAGAGAAGCTCTTGAACTTCGCGATGGCGACAAAAAAAGGTTTTTTGGCAAAGGCGTTCTTAAAGCGGTTGAAAACATAAATAAAATTCTTGGCCCGGCAATTGTTGGAAGTGAAATAACAGACCAGAAAAAAATAGACGGCATTATGCTTGCCTCCGATGGCACTGAGTTTAAATCAAAACTTGGCGCAAACGCGATTTTGGGTGTTTCGCTTGCTTGTGCCCGCGCAGGCGCAAATGACCAAAAAATGCCGCTTTATAAATATATCCGCAATGCTTTCTCAATAAGATACGACACATATATCCTTCCAGTGCCGCTTATGAACATCATAAATGGCGGCGCTCATGCCGACAACAATGTTGACTTGCAAGAGTTTATGATTGCCCCGGTAGGCGCTCCATCTTTTAGGGAAGCACTTCGTATGGGCGCGGAAGTTTTTCATAGCTTAAAAAAAGTGCTTAGCAAAAAAAACTATGCGACAAGCGTAGGCGATGAAGGCGGTTTTGCCCCAAACCTCGGCTCAAACGAAGAAGCTCTTGAAGTAATTGCCACCGCAGTTGAGGCCGCAGGTTACAAGCTCGGTTCCGATGTACTCCTTGCATTAGATGTTGCCGCAAGCGAGCTTTATGATGGCAGCATATACACCCTTGAAGGCGAAAAAACAGGCAATAAAAAAACATCAGAGCAAATGATTGCTTTTTACCAAAACCTTGTAAGCAAGTACCCAATAATATCAATTGAAGATGGCCTTAGCGAAAAGGACTGGGACGGTTGGAAAAAGCTTACCGACTCACTTGGCAAAAAAGTTCAGCTCGTTGGCGACGATATTTTTGTAACCAACACAAAAATATTTTCTGAAGGCATAAAAAAAGGCCTCGGCAACTCTATATTAATTAAAGTAAACCAAATAGGATCATTAACAGAAACTATTGCCGCAATACAAATGGCATATAATGCAGGCTATACGGCAGTTGTTTCTCACCGCTCAGGTGAAACAGAAGATTCATTTATAGCAGACCTTGCTGTAGCGCTTAACACAGGCCAGATAAAAACCGGTTCTGCTTCTCGTACAGACAGA
The sequence above is a segment of the Endomicrobiales bacterium genome. Coding sequences within it:
- the eno gene encoding phosphopyruvate hydratase encodes the protein MAKVKHVIGREIIDSRGNPTVEADIMLDNGVMGRAAVPSGASTGEREALELRDGDKKRFFGKGVLKAVENINKILGPAIVGSEITDQKKIDGIMLASDGTEFKSKLGANAILGVSLACARAGANDQKMPLYKYIRNAFSIRYDTYILPVPLMNIINGGAHADNNVDLQEFMIAPVGAPSFREALRMGAEVFHSLKKVLSKKNYATSVGDEGGFAPNLGSNEEALEVIATAVEAAGYKLGSDVLLALDVAASELYDGSIYTLEGEKTGNKKTSEQMIAFYQNLVSKYPIISIEDGLSEKDWDGWKKLTDSLGKKVQLVGDDIFVTNTKIFSEGIKKGLGNSILIKVNQIGSLTETIAAIQMAYNAGYTAVVSHRSGETEDSFIADLAVALNTGQIKTGSASRTDRICKYNQLLRIEEELGALAKYPGKNAFKVG
- a CDS encoding IscS subfamily cysteine desulfurase, giving the protein MNKIYLDHSATTPLKSQVLEAMLPYFSNSFGNPSSAHGFGQEALNVLAKARAEVAGILNAQREEEIIFTSGGTESDNMALKGVAYARKNEGRHIITTQIEHHAILSVCEQLEKEGFSITFVAPQKDGCVSAQSVINAIRPDTILVSVMHANNETGALEPVEEIANVLEQKNILRQNSALPQIYIHTDAVQSAGKITLDVQKLKVNMLSLSAHKFYGPKGIGVLYVKSGTKIIPLMQGGHQERNIRPGTENIPSIVGLSAALKLCVQNMQTESLRLAQLRDRLENGVLSNIKKAYVNANKCPRLGNVTSISFEAIEAEALLVMLDMAGIAVSTGSACASGSQDASHVLRAMGVDPALARGTVRFSLGAQNTQEQIEYVLKTLPEFVAKLRAMSPMWKS
- the mnmA gene encoding tRNA 2-thiouridine(34) synthase MnmA yields the protein MKKVLVAMSGGVDSSVAAMLLKEQGYEVVGATMRLWHANDDKKRPGGCCSIEDISDAKRVCNVLNIAHYVFNFESEFKKFVVDNFVKEYFCARTPNPCIICNQKMKFEIFLQRAIAMGFDYIATGHYANVEHAQHLRLKKSTDKTKDQSYALFRLDERKLERILFPLGELSKKEVRQIAQNANLPVAQKPDSQEICFIDNNDYGTFLKNYDPLTKIEKGDILDKNGKKLGVHKGLAYYTVGQRSGLGLSTPEPRYVLSINSENNTLVVGKKEDTYSKVCFVKDVSWVNAKPENNFIADVKIRYLHTAARAQVKSKENNCAQIIFCEPQMAITPGQSAVFYYGEYVLGGGVIVKNNENM